A region from the Acinonyx jubatus isolate Ajub_Pintada_27869175 chromosome C2, VMU_Ajub_asm_v1.0, whole genome shotgun sequence genome encodes:
- the LOC128315078 gene encoding uncharacterized protein LOC128315078, producing the protein MGVPGRVWRLGRFPVTPACLWRPQGLVILVPSSPGMLSCVVLARRWLHPRKRRGPLPSVPSHQGGSSDGLALKGVSADAHRPSLRRPEASSLASSSVRRSEVLLVGGAKGSFGLRKPFAVPPPGALPPAPPPLPRPAASTQASLAPLPVSSAETHAASSGAVAAPLHPRTEPGSFQGPGSLHSPPPSLCWSTVVIQAPTLAGSPGGLSHLCSPACIPVRSGHFVHLLSLNRRPLVSSPSSGSGFCL; encoded by the exons ATGGGAGTTCCAGGACGCGTCTGGCGGCTCGGACGGTTCCCCGTGACGCCCGCCTGCCTCTGGCGGCCACAG GGTCTGGTAATTTTGGTGCCATCCTCGCCGGGCATGCTTAGTTGCGTGGTCCTGGCCCGTCGTTGGCTCCACCCCCGGAAGCGGCGAG GGCCCTTGCCATCTGTCCCGTCCCATCAGGGCGGGTCCTCCGACGGCCTCGCTCTGAAGGGGGTTTCCGCCGACGCACACAGGCCATCTTTACGTCGTCCTGAGGCCTCTTCTCTGGCGTCGTCTTCCGTGCGGAGGAGTGAGGTCCTGTTGGTCGGTGGAGCGAAGGGCTCCTTCGGCCTCAGAAAACCCTTCGCCGTGCCGCCTCCAGGTGCTCTCCCGCcggcgcccccgcccctgccccggcccGCGGCCTCCACGCAGGCCTCTCTCGCTCCCCTCCCGGTCTCGTCTGCCGAAACTCACGCGGCCTCCTCGGGTGCAGTGGCCGCGCCCCTCCATCCCAGAACGGAACCGGGTTCTTTCCAGGGTCCCGGCTCCCTGCACTCACCCCCACCTTCCCTTTGCTGGAGCACTGTCGTGATTCAAGCTCCCACCCTGGCTGGCTCTCCTGGGGGCCTGTCTCACCTCTGCTCTCCTGCCTGCATTCCGGTCCGTTCTGGCCATTTTGTTCACCTGCTCAGCCTAAATCGTAGGCCCTTGGTGAGCTCACCTTCCTCAGGGAGCGGCTTCTGCCTCTAG